A window from Hemicordylus capensis ecotype Gifberg chromosome 2, rHemCap1.1.pri, whole genome shotgun sequence encodes these proteins:
- the TEX43 gene encoding testis-expressed protein 43 — protein MSGPKAVPHHGPKTNMASVGVNTDLQGLIHCHLPRFSYRHGMIPKHYVMPWKQDMKYRKMTLQHADLVGIYHGAPEDTLFLNKSERHCHGEDRKKVLQKVPQQMAVEDIPIYSHLSRYHKSMVAYGFRIKL, from the exons ATGAGTGGCCCAAAAGCTGTGCCTCACCATGGGCCTAAGACCAATATGGCTTCTGTGGGGGTCAATACTGACCTTCAAGG GCTTATTCATTGCCATTTGCCAAGATTTTCATACAGACATGGGATGATCCCAAAGCACTATGTGATGCCTTGGAAACAAGATATGAAGTACCGAAAGATGACTTTACAG CATGCTGATCTTGTTGGGATATACCATGGTGCTCCTGAAGACACTCTGTTTTTGAACAAAAGTGAGAGGCACTGCCATGGAGAGGACCGAAAGAAAGTCCTTCAGAAAGTACCACAGCAAATGGCAGTTGAAGATATTCCCATTTATTCTCATCTGTCCAGATATCACAAGTCCATGGTAGCTTATGGCTTCAGGATCAAACTCTGA